Proteins found in one uncultured Desulfuromonas sp. genomic segment:
- a CDS encoding EAL domain-containing protein, translating into MIKLKIFGMGVVVLSLALMVLSYYHYTENTRWILDQVDLRLLDGATALRYSVGDALHDQQLRANDPRLAELSVRCSHLLTHLSRDLHLRSLATLIRRDDTVYLTSSSLTDQEVASGEFSNYFKPYPQLSKPILAAFEDGQPHYIAADQVSSHSRTLVLPCQTPQRVTYLAVASVDAFVVDRALAESLNRALIEGVVLLLVCVPVALVFVWPLSRQLFSDELTGLGNRLCLKRDLLRCRFPQLTLVNIDGFKDINNFYGGHIGDKLLVRVGDYLRKLVPSQTRIYRISGDEYALMCDTSPRCVSVEYLMERINEQRFVIGDSEFRLSLTAGVAQGPHKLLERADLALKEAKRIFRPYVHYSPDLHSSQSSHANLLWTSKIKEGVENNRFCAYFQPIYDNNSQKISHYESLIRLVERDGTIVGPDFFMEAARKSRVSSYLTTFMIDQALNCIEKHGVGCTVNLSIDDIVDHESRQTIIEHIRKKTARERLIFEIIESQGVENYQVIKSFIDQVHIYGIKVAVDDFGTGYSNFDHISQLDVDFLKIDGGLIGQLNDSDRARTIIEAIVHFARELGISTIAEYVSSEELQQQVVALGIDYSQGYLWGRPQAQVQVKQPLP; encoded by the coding sequence ATGATCAAGTTGAAAATATTTGGTATGGGAGTGGTGGTCTTGAGCTTGGCGCTAATGGTGTTGAGCTATTATCATTACACGGAAAATACCCGGTGGATTCTTGATCAGGTGGACCTGCGATTGCTGGATGGAGCCACGGCCCTGCGCTACTCGGTTGGTGATGCATTACACGATCAGCAACTCCGTGCGAATGATCCGAGGTTGGCCGAGCTGAGCGTGCGCTGCTCCCATCTTTTGACCCACCTGAGCCGCGACCTTCATCTGCGCAGTCTTGCCACGCTTATTCGCCGCGACGACACGGTCTATCTGACGTCATCAAGCTTGACCGACCAGGAAGTAGCTTCGGGTGAATTTTCCAATTATTTTAAACCCTACCCTCAGCTGTCCAAGCCGATTCTTGCCGCCTTCGAAGATGGCCAGCCTCATTATATTGCTGCGGATCAAGTGTCGTCCCATAGTCGCACCCTTGTGTTGCCGTGCCAAACACCGCAACGAGTTACCTATCTGGCTGTCGCGAGTGTTGATGCCTTTGTGGTTGATCGGGCGCTGGCCGAATCGTTAAATCGGGCCCTTATTGAAGGGGTGGTGTTGTTGCTGGTGTGTGTGCCGGTGGCGCTGGTATTTGTCTGGCCACTGAGCCGTCAGTTGTTTAGCGATGAATTAACCGGGCTCGGTAACCGTTTGTGTCTAAAGCGTGATCTGTTGCGTTGTCGTTTTCCCCAATTGACTCTCGTCAATATCGATGGATTTAAGGATATTAACAATTTTTATGGTGGCCATATCGGTGATAAGCTGCTGGTCCGGGTCGGCGACTATCTGCGTAAACTGGTGCCGTCGCAAACCCGCATCTATCGGATTTCCGGTGATGAATATGCCTTGATGTGTGACACGTCGCCACGCTGTGTTTCGGTGGAATACCTGATGGAGCGCATCAATGAACAGCGCTTTGTGATCGGTGACAGTGAATTCCGTTTGTCATTGACTGCCGGAGTGGCTCAAGGACCGCATAAATTGCTGGAGCGGGCCGACCTGGCTCTCAAAGAAGCCAAGCGGATTTTTCGTCCTTATGTGCACTATTCGCCGGATCTGCACAGCAGTCAGTCGAGTCACGCCAATCTGCTGTGGACTTCGAAGATCAAGGAAGGGGTGGAAAATAACCGGTTTTGTGCCTACTTTCAACCGATCTATGACAACAATAGTCAGAAGATCAGTCACTATGAATCCCTCATTCGTCTGGTGGAGCGCGATGGCACCATCGTCGGACCGGATTTTTTCATGGAAGCCGCACGCAAATCGCGCGTGTCCAGTTATCTGACCACGTTTATGATCGACCAGGCTCTTAACTGTATTGAGAAACACGGTGTTGGTTGTACGGTCAATCTGTCCATTGATGATATTGTCGATCACGAAAGCCGTCAGACCATCATTGAACATATCCGCAAAAAAACCGCCCGTGAACGGCTGATTTTTGAGATTATTGAATCGCAAGGGGTCGAGAATTACCAAGTGATCAAGTCATTCATCGATCAGGTGCATATTTACGGCATTAAAGTGGCTGTGGATGATTTTGGTACCGGCTATTCCAATTTTGATCACATCTCCCAACTCGATGTGGATTTCCTTAAAATCGATGGTGGTCTGATCGGCCAGCTCAACGACTCGGACCGAGCGCGGACCATTATCGAAGCCATTGTTCACTTTGCCCGTGAGCTGGGCATCTCCACCATTGCCGAGTACGTCTCAAGCGAAGAGTTGCAGCAGCAGGTGGTGGCACTGGGAATCGATTATTCGCAGGGCTACCTGTGGGGGCGGCCCCAGGCGCAGGTTCAAGTGAAACAACCCCTCCCTTAG
- a CDS encoding Spy/CpxP family protein refolding chaperone → MKTKLTVMFVAAMMLVASQGAWAQPGPWNGLAGQGRGLCVAKGMGRAMGMGRGVGMMACSQSQMFPPHLLPMMTVALELNAAQIEKISTLEQELRNTFEQQYDLKAEQRALMMPSAQGTVFNDKALREGLDSVMKQKVDLLVRRAELRDELAQVLSAEQREKCQAIMTSMMAPGPGRGMPFDGNRPRRGFAGRK, encoded by the coding sequence ATGAAAACAAAATTGACTGTGATGTTTGTTGCGGCAATGATGCTTGTCGCTAGTCAGGGAGCGTGGGCGCAACCAGGGCCGTGGAACGGGCTTGCGGGACAAGGTAGAGGATTGTGTGTGGCCAAAGGCATGGGCAGAGCTATGGGCATGGGCAGAGGTGTGGGGATGATGGCCTGTAGTCAGAGCCAAATGTTTCCCCCCCATCTATTGCCGATGATGACCGTGGCTCTTGAACTCAACGCGGCCCAGATTGAAAAAATTTCTACCCTTGAACAAGAGTTGCGTAACACTTTTGAGCAGCAATACGATCTGAAGGCTGAACAACGGGCGTTGATGATGCCTTCGGCCCAGGGAACCGTTTTCAATGATAAGGCGTTGCGTGAAGGACTTGATAGCGTGATGAAGCAGAAAGTCGATTTGCTGGTCAGGCGAGCAGAGCTGCGGGACGAACTGGCGCAGGTGCTCAGTGCCGAGCAGCGTGAAAAATGCCAGGCCATCATGACGAGTATGATGGCGCCGGGGCCAGGTCGTGGGATGCCATTTGACGGCAACAGGCCGCGTCGCGGTTTTGCCGGACGCAAATAA
- a CDS encoding response regulator transcription factor, with protein MAFSMEAERVVLVLTDDSENCDGTVACLCEDGFSPAVYHSAEEILGVCEELIPELVVIDVDESSLDVASCCRFLREQYTGPLVVLAEHADEMFQVLGLEMGADDFVVKPISATLLRARIRAVLRRRQLAETGEDATITLGILEVDSGRREVSCGGKSVDLTSKEFDLLWYLARHARTVLSRDQIYEALFGLEYNGVDRSVDIYISRLRNKLGEDPSRPQLLKTVRGVGYLLGG; from the coding sequence ATGGCTTTTTCGATGGAAGCAGAACGGGTGGTGTTGGTATTGACGGATGATTCTGAAAACTGCGATGGGACGGTGGCCTGTCTGTGTGAAGATGGATTTTCTCCGGCGGTGTATCATAGCGCGGAAGAGATTCTAGGAGTGTGTGAGGAGCTGATTCCGGAGTTGGTTGTTATTGATGTTGACGAATCCTCTTTGGATGTGGCGAGCTGTTGCCGTTTTTTACGTGAACAGTATACGGGGCCACTGGTTGTACTGGCTGAGCATGCTGATGAGATGTTTCAGGTTCTTGGTCTGGAGATGGGGGCAGATGATTTTGTCGTCAAACCGATCAGTGCCACTTTGTTGCGTGCCCGGATTCGTGCTGTATTGCGCCGGCGTCAACTGGCGGAAACCGGTGAAGATGCCACCATCACCCTGGGAATCCTGGAAGTGGATTCAGGGCGTCGTGAGGTGTCTTGTGGCGGGAAAAGTGTTGATTTAACCTCAAAAGAATTTGACCTGCTGTGGTACCTGGCGCGCCACGCCCGTACTGTTCTCAGCCGTGACCAGATTTATGAAGCCCTGTTCGGTCTTGAATACAACGGTGTGGACCGCTCCGTGGATATTTATATCTCCCGTTTGCGCAATAAACTCGGTGAAGATCCCTCACGACCTCAATTGCTGAAAACCGTTCGCGGGGTTGGTTACCTGCTCGGTGGTTAA
- a CDS encoding flagellar hook assembly protein FlgD, protein MSVTSTTETNQTHSPTYATASSKALGEEDFLKLLVAQLENQDPLEPQSNTEFIAQLATFSSLEQQTVTNDKLDSVLSATVDMQQLAGIDMLGKTVVAQSDNFYLNGDQVEIGMYLPEDATSVTVNILDEDESVVATIESSDLSAGDNFLEWDGTDMDGNPLPEGEYSLSVEAYNSDGEIDNVLPLIKTTVDEVAMTGSGSVLSTDAGEILLSSIYSVANN, encoded by the coding sequence ATGTCTGTAACGTCGACAACAGAAACCAATCAGACCCACAGCCCCACCTATGCCACCGCTTCCAGCAAGGCCCTTGGTGAAGAAGATTTTCTCAAGCTGTTGGTGGCGCAACTGGAGAATCAGGATCCGCTTGAACCGCAGAGCAATACGGAATTCATTGCTCAGCTGGCGACCTTCAGTTCGCTGGAACAGCAAACCGTCACCAATGACAAGCTCGACTCCGTGCTCTCCGCGACCGTTGATATGCAGCAGTTGGCCGGTATCGACATGCTCGGCAAAACCGTGGTTGCGCAAAGCGACAATTTCTATCTCAACGGTGACCAGGTGGAGATCGGTATGTATCTGCCGGAAGACGCCACCTCAGTCACTGTCAATATCCTGGATGAAGACGAGAGCGTCGTCGCCACCATCGAAAGTTCGGATCTCAGTGCCGGTGACAATTTTCTCGAGTGGGACGGTACCGACATGGACGGCAATCCTCTTCCTGAGGGGGAATACAGCTTGTCGGTTGAAGCCTATAACTCAGACGGCGAGATCGACAATGTGTTGCCGCTGATCAAAACCACGGTTGATGAAGTGGCCATGACCGGCTCCGGCAGCGTATTGAGTACCGATGCCGGTGAAATCCTGCTGTCTTCCATCTATTCGGTTGCGAACAACTGA
- a CDS encoding TIGR02530 family flagellar biosynthesis protein, protein MATPAVRHAAKDIGTIRFSAHSRQRMLKRGVQFSAGQLARIEEALITLQHKGSRTSVVMVDGAALVVSVPQATVVTVVDQAGLRDQVFTNIDSAVFA, encoded by the coding sequence ATGGCAACGCCGGCAGTAAGACACGCGGCCAAGGATATCGGCACGATCCGTTTTTCCGCGCATTCCCGCCAACGGATGCTCAAACGGGGGGTGCAGTTTAGCGCGGGGCAACTCGCACGGATTGAAGAGGCACTCATCACCCTGCAACACAAAGGCAGTCGCACCTCCGTGGTGATGGTGGATGGCGCGGCTCTGGTGGTCAGTGTGCCTCAGGCGACAGTGGTCACCGTTGTGGATCAGGCCGGATTGCGTGACCAGGTGTTTACCAATATCGACAGTGCGGTTTTTGCCTAA
- a CDS encoding flagellar hook protein FlgE, which produces MGLTSTLYSGISGLQTNAEAMSVTGNNISNSNTIGYKSSSTVFSDMLSATISTTGTSVNQVGRGSELTTVRSNFSQGSFQSTSSDTDLAVEGAGFFMLSAAGTDEVVYTRNGAFHFDPGGYLVNADGYRVQGQLFDADGTPGGGDPVDIKVDLTSQVPALQTSNIVLTTNLNSGTEEIPGGFDLSDPSESSNYSTSTPIYDALGETHLATTYFTKTGDQTWEWNTVVDSADLDPSVASSEESTVIGTGTLTFDDDGQLIGTSGFDLDETTLMWASGADPTQSIAIEFDTTQFGRTSTVYSQDQDGYAAGEVVETSINSEGVVSVSYSNGETRDIATLTLATFTNPGGLVKEGNSLYSASRYSGNPQIGTPGASQGIIYTNSLELSNVDLSQEFVDMITIQNGYSANSKVITTTDEMLQEVINLIR; this is translated from the coding sequence ATGGGACTTACCAGTACCTTATATAGCGGGATCAGTGGATTGCAGACCAATGCCGAGGCTATGAGTGTCACCGGCAACAATATCTCCAACAGCAACACCATTGGCTACAAGTCAAGCTCAACAGTATTTTCCGACATGCTTTCAGCAACGATCTCCACCACCGGTACCAGTGTCAATCAGGTTGGCCGTGGTTCCGAATTGACGACGGTGCGCAGCAATTTCAGTCAGGGATCGTTTCAGAGTACCTCCAGCGATACGGATCTGGCCGTTGAAGGCGCGGGTTTTTTCATGCTCAGCGCTGCAGGGACTGATGAAGTCGTGTATACCCGCAACGGTGCATTTCACTTTGATCCGGGTGGTTATCTGGTCAATGCCGACGGCTATCGGGTTCAAGGCCAACTGTTTGATGCGGACGGCACTCCGGGAGGGGGCGACCCGGTGGATATTAAGGTCGATCTGACCAGTCAGGTCCCAGCCTTGCAGACGTCCAATATTGTGCTTACGACCAACCTCAACTCTGGTACCGAGGAGATCCCGGGCGGTTTTGATCTCAGCGACCCTTCGGAAAGCTCCAACTATTCCACGTCGACACCGATCTATGATGCCCTGGGTGAGACGCATCTGGCCACCACCTATTTTACCAAAACCGGCGACCAGACCTGGGAATGGAACACCGTAGTCGACAGTGCTGATCTCGATCCGTCCGTGGCCAGCAGTGAAGAGTCGACGGTGATCGGTACCGGCACGTTAACCTTTGATGATGACGGTCAACTGATTGGTACCAGCGGCTTTGATCTCGATGAAACCACGTTGATGTGGGCCAGTGGTGCCGATCCAACCCAGAGCATTGCCATTGAATTTGATACCACCCAATTTGGCCGTACCTCAACGGTGTATTCCCAGGATCAAGATGGCTATGCGGCGGGTGAAGTTGTCGAAACCTCGATCAACAGTGAGGGGGTGGTCAGTGTCAGCTATTCAAACGGCGAGACACGCGATATTGCGACCCTTACTCTGGCGACTTTCACCAATCCCGGCGGGCTGGTCAAAGAAGGGAACAGTCTCTATTCGGCCAGTCGTTATTCCGGTAATCCGCAGATCGGCACTCCCGGTGCGTCACAGGGAATTATTTATACCAACTCCCTGGAGTTGTCTAATGTTGACCTGTCGCAGGAATTTGTCGACATGATCACGATCCAGAATGGTTATTCGGCCAACTCGAAGGTGATTACCACGACGGACGAGATGCTGCAGGAAGTGATCAACCTGATTCGTTAA
- the flgK gene encoding flagellar hook-associated protein FlgK has translation MAGLIGALNTGKTGLMVSQKGIEVTGNNLTNASTEGYSRQVLRVSSSPALEHNGIIVGHGAVVTAIARQESVFVTKQLINKSGDYGEQAAMAEPLGELERIAGISDDNLVADINAYFEAWQALSNEPSGTVERQEVIQMGKNIAKTFASMDDDLNELTENINVSIAAEVDTINQMADQIAGLNLRIVSTEAGGASANGLRDDRDQLLQELSELVGINTYEGGSGMVSVQLSSGLPLVEGGIASSMSSSRVDGLTTLSLDMGATTVELGLDDFGGEIKGLMSVRDNEIPQVRDSLDRLAYTLANEVNAVHEAGVDLDGNPGVSFFSYSTSTAADAEAWTGAAATLAVAITQTDQVAAGATSSSGDNTNTLAMVALQDAEVVDGSTFNEFYSQIASKVGLAVDQNTYELETAQDALVQVQNMRDSAVGVSTDEELLLLTQYQTGYRAAAQYINAINEMLDTMLTMGA, from the coding sequence ATGGCTGGACTGATTGGCGCATTAAATACCGGCAAGACCGGCCTGATGGTGAGTCAGAAAGGGATTGAAGTTACCGGCAACAACCTGACCAATGCCAGCACCGAAGGCTATTCACGTCAGGTCTTGAGGGTGTCGAGCTCTCCGGCTCTCGAACACAACGGCATTATTGTCGGTCACGGTGCCGTGGTCACGGCCATCGCCCGTCAGGAGTCGGTGTTTGTCACCAAGCAGCTGATTAACAAGTCGGGCGACTATGGCGAACAGGCTGCCATGGCCGAGCCGCTAGGAGAACTGGAACGAATCGCTGGGATCTCCGACGACAACCTGGTCGCGGACATCAATGCCTATTTTGAAGCGTGGCAGGCGTTGAGCAATGAGCCGTCCGGCACGGTTGAACGTCAGGAGGTGATCCAGATGGGGAAAAACATCGCCAAAACCTTTGCCTCCATGGATGACGATCTCAATGAATTGACGGAGAACATCAATGTTTCCATTGCGGCGGAAGTGGACACCATCAACCAGATGGCCGACCAGATTGCCGGCCTCAATTTGCGCATCGTCTCAACCGAAGCCGGTGGCGCCTCGGCCAACGGCTTGCGTGATGACCGCGACCAATTGTTGCAGGAACTCTCCGAGCTGGTCGGCATCAATACCTATGAAGGCGGCAGCGGCATGGTTTCGGTGCAGCTTAGTTCCGGGTTGCCGCTGGTCGAAGGCGGCATTGCCAGCAGCATGAGTTCCAGTCGGGTTGATGGTTTGACCACTCTGAGCCTGGATATGGGCGCGACCACCGTTGAATTGGGACTGGATGATTTCGGCGGCGAAATCAAAGGCCTGATGTCGGTGCGCGATAACGAGATTCCGCAGGTCCGCGACAGCCTTGACCGTCTGGCCTACACCTTGGCCAACGAGGTCAATGCCGTCCACGAGGCCGGGGTGGATCTTGACGGCAATCCCGGAGTGAGTTTCTTCAGCTACAGCACCTCGACGGCGGCAGACGCCGAAGCCTGGACCGGTGCCGCGGCCACGTTGGCCGTGGCCATTACGCAAACCGATCAGGTCGCGGCAGGAGCAACTTCCTCCTCCGGAGACAACACCAATACTCTGGCGATGGTTGCCCTGCAGGATGCTGAAGTGGTTGACGGCAGCACCTTCAACGAGTTTTACAGCCAGATCGCCTCCAAGGTTGGACTGGCCGTTGACCAGAACACGTATGAGCTGGAGACGGCGCAAGATGCTCTGGTCCAGGTGCAGAACATGCGCGACAGCGCCGTTGGCGTGTCCACCGACGAAGAATTGTTGCTGTTGACCCAGTATCAGACCGGTTACAGGGCCGCCGCCCAATATATCAACGCGATTAACGAAATGCTCGACACGATGCTGACCATGGGAGCCTGA
- the flgL gene encoding flagellar hook-associated protein FlgL → MMRTTTTSVYRSMQLNIARAEDELNRLYMHTEKRVNVASDDPSAVRAIENARSQMTMSDRYIENIETVQDGMDIVDGYLDTVENIMQRIQEITTAAINSSLSDADLVTYADEVATLKEQLVDVANTQVNGKYLFAGFTDDTQPFSVDAVSGDVSYDGTTDIKYVEVGPGETVQSNLTGDVLFTDPIDVFAVFDDLEANLRAGDVAALQVSLDAIEPATDQVRTQRSLMGNDNARLGDNKAMLEEVKLQMKTTLSRYEDADMIEVLSDMTQAETALEAALAVSSRLNSLSLLDYM, encoded by the coding sequence ATGATGCGTACGACGACAACCAGTGTTTATCGCAGCATGCAGCTGAATATCGCCAGAGCCGAAGACGAGCTGAACCGGCTCTATATGCACACCGAAAAAAGAGTTAACGTCGCCTCCGATGATCCGTCTGCGGTGCGTGCCATTGAAAACGCCCGCAGTCAGATGACCATGAGTGACCGCTATATTGAAAATATTGAGACGGTTCAGGACGGCATGGACATTGTTGATGGTTATCTCGACACCGTTGAAAATATTATGCAGCGTATTCAGGAGATCACCACCGCGGCCATTAACTCCTCCCTGTCCGATGCCGACTTGGTAACGTACGCGGATGAAGTGGCAACGTTAAAAGAGCAGCTTGTTGATGTCGCCAATACCCAGGTCAACGGCAAATATCTGTTTGCCGGGTTTACCGACGATACCCAGCCGTTTAGCGTCGATGCGGTCAGCGGTGATGTGAGCTATGACGGCACCACGGATATCAAGTATGTCGAAGTGGGGCCCGGAGAAACCGTGCAGAGCAATCTGACCGGCGACGTGCTGTTCACCGACCCGATTGACGTTTTTGCCGTGTTTGACGATCTCGAAGCCAACCTGCGTGCCGGTGACGTGGCTGCCCTGCAGGTGTCACTGGACGCGATTGAACCGGCCACCGACCAGGTGCGTACCCAGCGCAGCCTGATGGGCAATGACAACGCCCGCCTGGGAGACAACAAGGCGATGCTGGAAGAGGTCAAGCTGCAGATGAAAACCACCTTGTCTCGTTATGAAGATGCCGACATGATTGAAGTGCTCAGCGACATGACCCAGGCGGAGACAGCTCTGGAAGCGGCACTGGCGGTCAGTTCCAGGCTCAACAGTCTGAGTTTGCTCGATTATATGTAA
- the lpdA gene encoding dihydrolipoyl dehydrogenase, whose product MEKIWDVVVLGGGPAGVMSALKLAMSGKKVCLVEQGPQRLGGTCLHEGCMATKSMLKTAEVYQTIKQAEEYGIEATAAPLNLHCTVMRKNDHLKALNTRLQQMALQSGLHIQPGHGSFVSPTRIAVDGPDGHVELQAEKIVIATGSRPRELDEIPIDGARILNSNQMLQQTRLPERLLIIGGGAIGCEFASMFQAFGSDVTLIECAEHLLPREDRDTGETLQTSLEQRDIRVLTGKTIARVNKTETQVGLVLQGNDQPLVADQMLVAVGRKPNTDWLDLAAAGIDCDGEAINVNDQLQTSQPHIYAAGDVINTMMLAHSAMLESDIVAANLLGNNKTLNTAVIPRVVYSFPQVAAVGLTERELPEDSYRALFQPFSESAKALVDQRLEGHIKLLVDNDSNTICGATIIGDHATELIHELALTISQDISLGVLKEVVHAHPTLAESIWDLARHQG is encoded by the coding sequence ATGGAGAAAATCTGGGATGTTGTTGTCCTTGGAGGCGGACCCGCTGGGGTTATGAGCGCATTAAAACTGGCCATGAGCGGCAAAAAAGTCTGCCTGGTCGAACAAGGACCTCAGCGGCTCGGCGGGACCTGTCTTCATGAAGGGTGCATGGCAACAAAATCGATGTTGAAAACCGCTGAAGTTTACCAGACCATCAAACAGGCCGAAGAATACGGCATTGAAGCAACAGCGGCTCCGCTGAACCTCCACTGCACTGTGATGCGAAAAAATGATCACCTCAAAGCGTTGAATACCCGCCTGCAGCAAATGGCCCTGCAGAGCGGCTTGCACATTCAACCCGGTCATGGCTCGTTTGTTTCCCCCACACGGATTGCGGTCGATGGCCCTGACGGACACGTCGAGCTTCAGGCTGAAAAGATCGTTATCGCCACCGGATCCCGCCCAAGAGAATTGGACGAGATTCCAATCGATGGTGCACGGATCCTGAACAGCAATCAAATGCTGCAACAGACCCGCTTGCCCGAACGGTTGCTGATCATTGGCGGCGGTGCCATTGGTTGCGAATTTGCCAGTATGTTTCAGGCCTTCGGTTCTGACGTGACCCTGATTGAATGTGCCGAACACCTGCTTCCGCGCGAAGACCGCGATACCGGAGAGACGCTGCAGACCAGTCTGGAACAACGCGATATTCGTGTGTTAACAGGAAAAACCATTGCCCGTGTCAATAAAACGGAGACTCAGGTCGGATTGGTTTTGCAAGGCAATGATCAACCACTGGTGGCCGACCAAATGCTGGTGGCGGTCGGCAGAAAGCCAAACACCGACTGGTTAGACCTGGCCGCCGCAGGGATTGACTGTGACGGTGAGGCCATCAACGTCAACGATCAACTGCAAACCAGCCAGCCCCATATCTACGCCGCCGGCGATGTGATCAACACCATGATGCTGGCCCATTCCGCAATGCTGGAAAGTGACATTGTCGCCGCCAATCTGCTCGGCAATAACAAAACACTGAATACCGCGGTCATCCCCCGCGTCGTATACTCTTTCCCCCAAGTGGCCGCCGTTGGCCTGACTGAACGGGAATTGCCGGAAGACAGCTATCGTGCTTTGTTTCAACCGTTCAGTGAAAGTGCCAAGGCCCTGGTCGATCAACGTCTGGAGGGCCATATCAAGCTGTTGGTAGATAACGACAGCAACACCATTTGCGGAGCGACCATCATCGGTGACCACGCCACAGAGCTGATCCACGAACTGGCCCTGACGATCAGTCAGGATATCAGCCTCGGCGTTCTCAAAGAGGTGGTGCATGCCCATCCGACTCTCGCGGAATCAATTTGGGATCTGGCCCGCCATCAGGGCTAG
- a CDS encoding helix-turn-helix domain-containing protein has product MAIENVATTLSVMGGKWKPLILCQLFKKPRRFTELQTIPGVTPKVLTQQLRELEQEGLVQRIVVQVVPPHVEYRMTDYGATLCPVLRAMGQWGEKHEQRLNKMGS; this is encoded by the coding sequence ATGGCGATTGAGAATGTGGCGACGACGCTGAGTGTCATGGGAGGAAAATGGAAGCCGCTTATCCTTTGTCAGTTGTTCAAAAAACCGCGCCGTTTTACTGAACTGCAAACCATTCCCGGCGTGACGCCGAAAGTGCTGACCCAGCAACTGCGCGAGTTGGAGCAGGAGGGACTGGTTCAGCGGATTGTTGTCCAGGTGGTGCCGCCCCATGTTGAGTATCGAATGACCGACTACGGTGCAACCCTGTGTCCCGTGTTGAGAGCCATGGGCCAATGGGGAGAAAAACATGAACAGCGATTGAACAAAATGGGTTCGTAA
- a CDS encoding S24 family peptidase, giving the protein MNDNRHVSKTTLGSRIKELRGPDAREKFAQRLGVSRNTIANYETGQRMPDAPFLNRVLELYPETNPTWLLTGKGTRGKRIPGLKASPLTTAHDNLHQDAYSDEEYIFLSTQEIDGLNRRAEKVNTTQLDNCLAFKRSWIKSQGLNPEQLSLVSVRGDSMEPTIKEGAMLLVEKNNSPPGEGIYVFEGEHGLLVRRTQYNPFDHTLSLFCDNPHYTPLTAKSGQINDLKLLGRVVWIGGKT; this is encoded by the coding sequence ATGAACGACAACAGACATGTGTCCAAGACGACACTAGGATCACGCATCAAGGAATTACGTGGTCCGGATGCGCGTGAGAAGTTTGCCCAACGTCTGGGCGTGAGCCGCAATACCATAGCCAACTATGAAACCGGACAGCGCATGCCGGATGCCCCTTTTCTCAACAGGGTTCTTGAACTCTACCCAGAAACCAATCCCACCTGGCTTCTCACCGGAAAAGGAACCCGCGGTAAAAGAATACCGGGCCTGAAGGCCTCCCCTCTAACGACAGCGCACGACAACCTGCATCAGGACGCATACAGCGACGAAGAGTATATTTTCCTCTCGACTCAAGAGATCGACGGCCTGAATAGACGGGCCGAAAAAGTCAACACCACGCAGCTGGATAACTGCCTGGCATTTAAACGCTCCTGGATAAAAAGCCAAGGACTGAACCCAGAGCAACTGTCTCTGGTTTCCGTACGTGGAGACAGTATGGAGCCGACGATCAAAGAAGGTGCAATGTTGTTGGTGGAAAAAAATAATTCACCCCCAGGAGAAGGGATCTACGTTTTTGAAGGGGAGCATGGGCTTCTCGTTCGGCGCACGCAATATAACCCGTTTGACCACACCCTATCTCTCTTTTGTGACAACCCCCATTACACGCCTCTCACAGCCAAATCGGGACAAATCAATGACTTAAAGTTGCTGGGAAGAGTCGTTTGGATTGGGGGCAAAACGTAA
- a CDS encoding helix-turn-helix domain-containing protein, whose translation MPIQDERNSPAKQDMHPADIKAALQKRGYSFSRIAREYGYRANSPSNVLRMPWAPMEKIIGDILGTPPDKIWPSRYDSQGRPLRSRFR comes from the coding sequence ATGCCGATTCAAGACGAACGAAACAGCCCAGCGAAACAGGACATGCATCCTGCAGATATCAAAGCCGCTTTGCAAAAGCGGGGCTACTCTTTTTCACGCATCGCCAGAGAGTATGGTTATCGCGCCAATTCTCCTTCAAATGTCTTGAGAATGCCGTGGGCTCCCATGGAAAAAATCATCGGAGATATCCTTGGGACTCCTCCCGATAAAATCTGGCCGAGTCGTTATGATAGCCAAGGACGCCCATTACGTTCACGATTTCGATAA